The Salegentibacter mishustinae genomic interval GGAAGGTTTTAGGTACTTCTTTTAGCCTTGTGAAACTTTTGTTTTGGGCGATCTGGGGAATTAATCTATTCCCACTCATCGACCGGTCCACTTCACTCGCTTTTAGATTTACTCCTTTGTATTCCACCCGGAACCCCTGTAGTTGATTGGCTTTATTGATGGTGGGAATCACTTCAACCTTTTGGGCTTTCATCTTACTGATATATTCATCTAGCGATTTTGGTCTGGACTGAAGTACGCGATCATGTATATTTTTAATTTCTTGTCGCAAGTGCTTTAATTCGTGTAGTTTTTCCTTTTGTACTTCCCGAACCCTAGTAAGTCCTAATTCTTTAGCAACATTATCTGCGGCTATCTGGCTTCGTTTTCCGATAAAGCTGTCATTGTAAGCTTTGCCATCAAAACCAATCCTGTTGGTATAGATATGAACGTGAGTATGCGCCTTATCCCGGTGTACAAACCCAATGGATTGATTGTTTTGCAGGTTCATTTCCTTTAAAAACTTCTTGGCAATCTCTTCCAGATCTGTTTTACTCAGATCCTGTCCATCTTCGATCGTCGGGCTTACGATAAAGCTTAAGGTATTATTAATACAGCGTTCATTTTGCGACTGGATAATCCTAAACTCTTCGGCTATTTCCGCTGGAGTATCTCCGGCCACGTGTTCTCTAAGCACAACTTCAGCATCTTTCTCCTGGTTCCAGCCATAGGAGATGGAAACCCTGGTGCCAGAAACGCTATGCCCCTTCCCAATCATTTTTTAAAGTTTTTTAAGTGATTCCTGATTTCTCTGGCAAGATCTTCCACTTCCCTGGCCAACTTCGGATCCCGTTTTTTAAACATATTTCCAATACGGGTAAAGTTATTCTTGTACTGTACCAGCATTTGGTAGGTTTCTACTTGTTCCGGGGTAATTCGTTCTACGATATCTTTATCAAAGGCCGTGGCTCTTATATATTCTGAAAGGGAAATTCCTGCCCTGGCCGCTCTTCTTTGAAGCAGCTTCTTCTCGTAGATCGAGCAGCGAACCTGGATGTATTCCCTTTTCATTTTTTCGTTTTAAAATCTTTGCAACCATCGGGCGCAAAGCAAGATTGTCATTACAATGACACATCTTGCTTTTCCCTTTCAACTGAAATTCTCCGATAGGGGTTCCCTATTTACCAAAGCCTCATTATTTTAAAGTCAGGGATTTTTCAGCTTTCAATTTTTCATTTAGATCTATATAGTCACAGTAGGAATTGCTGCAATCAGTCACATTCTGAAACTGATTTAAAAGCGAGCCAGCTGCTTTTTTACCTGCCGGATCATTATCCAGATAAAGCAGGGCCTTTTCATATTTAGGGATGAGCATTTTTATCCTTTCCAAAAAAGCCAGGGAGTTTAAAATGATGCAATCTGAATTTTGTACTAAGTCTTCATCAATAGTAGCCAGGGAAAGAAAATCAAACATCCCCTCCGTGATGATTAACTGCTTAGATTGTCTTTCAAAAAATGAAAAGGTTTTTGGTCTACTGGAAGTTTTAAAGTATTTATTTCTAAGTTCCCAGCCTCTTTTATAATTTTCAAGGCCAAGTGCAAAAAACCGTTTTCCTCTACAGCGATACCAAACCTGCGTGCAGTATTTTCTACCAATCTCATATGGTATATTGCGTGAATGCAGATAATCAATTAATGCTTTCAGGTGAATAATTTGAACGTCCAGGATACTAATTTCTGGTTCCTTAGAAATAGGTTCAATATTCGGCGGGCTAAAAGAAAGAGAGCTCATATCGTTCTTTAAAAATTCCAGGGTTTCCCTTACAGACCAGGATTTCATAAGCATAATGAGATCAATAGTATTCCCTCCTGTTCCTAACCCGAAGTCAAACCATAAATTTTTAATCAAAGAGACGCTAAAAGAGGCTTGCGTTTCTGACCGCAGGGGACTCAGAAACCAAGCTTCTTTTTCCGTTGTCCTGGTGGGAAAGTGCCCTAATTTTGCAAGCGTTTTTACGATGCAAATATTACGGGCACTTTTACACGATAAGTTATTTAAGTTCATTTTTTGATTTTTTAGTTACCTATTTACCCAAGGCTTATAAACACTGGGTTTTAATTCTTTTTTTGCTGTTTTTCCTATCTACCATAATTACCCTGAGAGTAGATAGGGTAGATAGTTTTTGATATCTATTTACCCAGTGAAACTCCCTTTGTTTATAGCCTCTTCAGGGCTTTTGGGTAATTAGGGTAAATAGATTTTATTAAAATTCTAAAGGAGAGGTCTTGAACCTTTGTTTGATCAGATAACCATAACTCCCATTTTGAGATGATTTTACCCTTTCATAATTCTGAGCTTTTAGAGCTCTTCCCATATAGTACATGTTCAATCGCGGATTGATACAATTTAGCGCTAGCACTATATCTGAGGCCGTTTTAAAGTCGGCGGGATCTGAACTCTTGCGATAGTATTTACAGAGCAGTTCTTCTTCCATACTGGCTTCCCGGTAAGTCTTGTTCCTTTCTTCATTTGCAATGATATCCTCCAGGGTCATTTCCGGGTTAAATTGTTCATCTACATAGGCTAAATAATAAGCCTGAGCCCATACTTTGTCTATATCTACTTCCCGGGAGTAAGCGAAATCAATCTTACCAATAAGCTCAAAACATAGCCAACGCACAGAACCGGTTTCATCATTAAGAAAGGTGGCTCTGTTTGTAGATCCTATAAAACTGCAGATCCTTCGCAGGTTTGAGTTTTTACGATCATAAGGCAGCCTTTCATTGATCATCGTTTTTGAGAAATAAGCTTTAAGCGCATTTATTTCTTTTCTGGCCAGCACAGATAATTCATCCAGATTGATGATAAAATTTCTGATAAGCTGAATCCTGGCGTCTTTATCTGTGGTCATATCTTCAGCAAAATACTTTGATAAAGCCGGTGGACAGAGAAACCTGCACCAGGTTGATTTTCCAGAGTTTTGTTCTGAATGCACTAAAACCAAACATTGCTTATTGAAGTAATTTTCATCCAATGTACCCTTAACTGTTCGCACCAGCCATTTTCTGAAATGATAAAGAAATTGTTCAGGTTCTTTAGCCGGAAGGTAGGAAGCGAGTGTTCTTATATGATCTCCACCAACCCATTTTGGAAGCTTATCAAAGTATTCCGCAATGGGGTTAAATCTGGGAATTAGATTAGACCGTAAATAGATGTCCAGTTTACCCGGATTAATCTCAATGTTCGATTTCGCTAATTCTATAAGTAGAGAATTCACTTCAAAATCTTCCCAGATATTGGACTCCTTAATCCGTATCTGAAACTCGTGAGATATTTCATTAAACCTGATATCATATTTATCAGAAACATACTCCTCCACGGCATCATAGATCGTTTTTTTCTTCTGCTCAGCAACCTGATAGAGTTTGGATTCAAATTTCTTCATAACCCAAGGCTTTAAAACCTTTTATTTCTAAAGGTATATTCCACTGCTCCTCTCTTAATTTCATCTTTAGAAGAATGACTATTATTAAGTAGCCAGTTATCCAGTTTTTCACGTGAGAAAAAGATTAATTTACCTTTGGGTTTAGAAAATGGAATTTCTCCCCTGGCGGTAAGTTTGTACATATAACTTCTTGAAATTCCTGTATAATCACAGGCCTGGTCAAAAGTCAATACGGCTTTTTGAGCGCGGACTAATTTCTCTATACGGTCCAGTTGCTCTAACATTTTTAGTTCGTTCATTTTTGAAAAATTTAAGATAGAAAATGAACAAAAGCGCTTTTGTAATTCGAATTCTGGAACCAAAACTAAGATGGGAAATAATAGGATGTGTATGCTTTACATACCACGTATGTAAAATACCAGGTTAGGTATACAATAGGGTTAATAAGGAAAAGTAGGAATTAAAAGTTATATGTAAGCACATATAAAATGGACAAGATTCTGCATATTATATGTCCATGCATACAATCCTGCAGTAATTAAATTTACACAGACAGATAAATTTGGTTCTCCATTACATTCTATTGAAAAATTGTGCTAAAGTATATGTCTGTTCAAACATCTAGCCTGTTCACGATTCGTGAACATTAAAAAACCTGAACAAAAATTTAACCAGTGTAAGATAAATGACAAACCTTCAAACTAATTAAGAATACATCGTTTTTCAAACTAATAAATTAGTTTTATATTGCCAACTACCGAAATACTTAGCTTTTAAAGTTTATGAAAAAATCATTTC includes:
- a CDS encoding relaxase/mobilization nuclease domain-containing protein codes for the protein MIGKGHSVSGTRVSISYGWNQEKDAEVVLREHVAGDTPAEIAEEFRIIQSQNERCINNTLSFIVSPTIEDGQDLSKTDLEEIAKKFLKEMNLQNNQSIGFVHRDKAHTHVHIYTNRIGFDGKAYNDSFIGKRSQIAADNVAKELGLTRVREVQKEKLHELKHLRQEIKNIHDRVLQSRPKSLDEYISKMKAQKVEVIPTINKANQLQGFRVEYKGVNLKASEVDRSMSGNRLIPQIAQNKSFTRLKEVPKTFQVLDKTVQLSSNLSTKIAKEILKGTIKIIRDTGIGMGY
- the mbpA gene encoding mobilization protein MbpA → MKREYIQVRCSIYEKKLLQRRAARAGISLSEYIRATAFDKDIVERITPEQVETYQMLVQYKNNFTRIGNMFKKRDPKLAREVEDLAREIRNHLKNFKK
- a CDS encoding toprim domain-containing protein, with protein sequence MNLNNLSCKSARNICIVKTLAKLGHFPTRTTEKEAWFLSPLRSETQASFSVSLIKNLWFDFGLGTGGNTIDLIMLMKSWSVRETLEFLKNDMSSLSFSPPNIEPISKEPEISILDVQIIHLKALIDYLHSRNIPYEIGRKYCTQVWYRCRGKRFFALGLENYKRGWELRNKYFKTSSRPKTFSFFERQSKQLIITEGMFDFLSLATIDEDLVQNSDCIILNSLAFLERIKMLIPKYEKALLYLDNDPAGKKAAGSLLNQFQNVTDCSNSYCDYIDLNEKLKAEKSLTLK
- a CDS encoding VapE domain-containing protein codes for the protein MKKFESKLYQVAEQKKKTIYDAVEEYVSDKYDIRFNEISHEFQIRIKESNIWEDFEVNSLLIELAKSNIEINPGKLDIYLRSNLIPRFNPIAEYFDKLPKWVGGDHIRTLASYLPAKEPEQFLYHFRKWLVRTVKGTLDENYFNKQCLVLVHSEQNSGKSTWCRFLCPPALSKYFAEDMTTDKDARIQLIRNFIINLDELSVLARKEINALKAYFSKTMINERLPYDRKNSNLRRICSFIGSTNRATFLNDETGSVRWLCFELIGKIDFAYSREVDIDKVWAQAYYLAYVDEQFNPEMTLEDIIANEERNKTYREASMEEELLCKYYRKSSDPADFKTASDIVLALNCINPRLNMYYMGRALKAQNYERVKSSQNGSYGYLIKQRFKTSPLEF
- a CDS encoding helix-turn-helix domain-containing protein, with product MNELKMLEQLDRIEKLVRAQKAVLTFDQACDYTGISRSYMYKLTARGEIPFSKPKGKLIFFSREKLDNWLLNNSHSSKDEIKRGAVEYTFRNKRF